From Triticum urartu cultivar G1812 chromosome 2, Tu2.1, whole genome shotgun sequence, a single genomic window includes:
- the LOC125540062 gene encoding probable protein phosphatase 2C 45, protein MGYLSTVIGHPTDGSPVSGGGLSQNGRFSYGYASSLGKRASMEDFYETRIESVDGQLIGLFGVFDGHGGAKVAEYVKHNLFSHLLRHPKFMSDTKVAIDDSYKSTDSEFLESDSTQNQCGSTASTAVLVGDRLFVANVGDSRAIICRAGNAVPVSKDHKPDQTDERQRIEEAGGFVMWAGTWRVGGVLAVSRAFGDKLLKQYVVVDPEIREEIVDESLEFLILASDGLWDVVSNEEAVDMTRSIQDPEEAAKRLLQEAYKRESSDNITCVVVRFFHGQGSSGPA, encoded by the exons ATGGGGTACCTGAGCACCGTCATCGGCCACCCCACGGACGGATCGCCCGTCAGCGGCGGCGGCCTCAG CCAGAATGGTAGGTTTAGCTATGGTTATGCGAGCTCCCTGGGTAAAAGGGCTTCCATGGAAGACTTTTATGAGACAAGAATTGAAAGTGTTGATGGACAGCTTATTGGTTTATTCGGAGTTTTTGATG GTCATGGTGGTGCTAAAGTAGCTGAGTATGTCAAACACAACCTCTTCAGCCATCTTCTTAGGCATCCAAAGTTCATGAGTGACACAAAAGTGGCTATAG ATGATTCTTATAAAAGTACCGACAGTGAGTTCTTGGAATCTGACAGTACTCAAAACCAGTGTGGGTCAACAGCATCAACTGCTGTACTTGTTGGTGATCGTCTCTTTGTCGCAAATGTTGGAGACTCCAGGGCTATCATATGCAGGGCAGGAAATG CTGTACCTGTTTCGAAAGATCACAAGCCTGATCAGACAGATGAGCGGCAACGTATTGAAGAAGCTGGAGGTTTTGTTATGTGGGCAG GGACATGGCGTGTTGGTGGTGTACTTGCTGTTTCTCGCGCTTTTGGTGACAAGCTCTTAAAGCAGTATGTAGTTGTGGATCCAGAGATCCGG GAGGAAATCGTTGATGAGTCCCTGGAGTTTCTCATCCTTGCAAGCGATGGGCTGTGGGATGTGGTCTCTAACGAG GAGGCTGTCGATATGACCCGGTCAATACAAGACCCAGAGGAAGCTGCAAAGAGGCTCTTGCAAGAGGCCTACAAGCGGGAGAGCAGCGACAACATAACCTGCGTCGTCGTGCGCTTCTTTCACGGGCAAGGGAGTAGTGGGCCTGCTTAA
- the LOC125540063 gene encoding uncharacterized protein LOC125540063: MGNPDGARKKKRRKRSGGEAAASFDRDVFPILLAAVAPATGPNQRASSAATAARLLRRLLPRSPPPPPLSPLPGPLVALLPLLLTSSSHSVAALSCEVMGAAALQSMEAGEALASDGGIASGLARALGSGSQRVAEAACNAVMDLSASSIGREHLSGSPVLPRLLYLFSQVESISGAVGGGSTGCQARVSEPSKCLNLIIDTVVLMVNSCKVDKLHNLQQELVRKVMHLLYEVWSKVRLLQSSADCSNGKDQLQSRPYEISEAIFRLSMDLAYPAHLEPDEVRKSFFGQTESDFEKFALMYWENSPYLYRKKQSGLEGDAVFTALHNAFDLRTPDAIIESFIQDLVSCPAIASDELNINSFLDEVHDSLGAAVKYRQDVRVVRTPDQTSTGSGIEEHFFDDGTVFPDATAFVEKCKGAIRNGFSIALRGMEFRSEKVAAIASALADLFGQPSVGANIYYSPPRSQGLARHYDDHCVLVWQLLGRKKWKIWPNTKSILPRLYEPFHSLDGLVDDRGGRVEVLREGDIMYVPRGHVHEACTDIDEGESEVNASANYSLHLTLAIEVELPFEWEGFTHIALHCWLEEQKLVGSSGSVESRMEEQAPLFALLLHVAIRLLSDKDPTLRKTCMVAAKLPSSIKSVRSSHRSIFDEILDNIDRNCGFEDALRSVELAVKERNDEPFQWMCWLRHLPQQQQQHGRSSRIDFCDVLGPLEELLDMFSSDRERASADFADFKSRFCRRAMYDDACSEFEALLVLYRAGRTRYTKGMLALHGKHGG; this comes from the exons ATGGGGAATCCCGACGgggcgaggaagaagaagaggaggaagagaagcggcggcgaggcggccgcCTCGTTCGACCGCGACGTCTTCCCCATCCTCCTCGCGGCCGTCGCGCCAGCCACCGGGCCGAACCAACGCGCctcctccgccgccaccgccgcgcgCCTCCTGCGCCGCCTTCTCccccgctcgccgccgccgccgccgctatcCCCTCTCCCCGGACCCCTGGTCGCGCTCCTACCGCTCCTCCTCACCTCCAG CTCGCATTCCGTGGCCGCGCTGAGCTGCGAGGTGATGGGCGCGGCGGCGCTGCAGTCCATGGAGGCCGGCGAGGCGCTGGCATCCGACGGCGGGATCGCCAGTGGCTTGGCGCGGGCATTGGGGAGTGGCAGCCAGCGAGTGGCCGAGGCTGCCTGCAATGCCGTGATGGACCTCTCGGCGTCTTCAATTGGCAGGGAGCACCTCTCGGGCTCACCTGTTCTGCCGAGGCTATT GTATCTATTTTCTCAGGTAGAATCTATTTCTGGGGCTGTCGGTGGCGGGAGCACCGGGTGCCAAGCAAGGGTTTCAGAGCCAAGTAAATGTTTGAACTTGATCATTGACACAGTGGTGCTCATGGTGAACTCCTGTAAAGTCGACAAGTTACACAATCTTCAACAGGAGCTAGTTAGAAAAGTTATGCATTTGTTGTATGAAGTATGGAGCAAAGTTAGACTCTTACAGTCATCAGCTGACTGCAGCAACGGGAAGGATCAACTTCAAAGCAGACCATATGAGATATCTGAAGCTATTTTTAGGCTTTCGATGGATCTTGCTTATCCAGCCCACCTGGAACCTGATGAAGTCAGAAAAAGCTTTTTTGGACAAACGGAATCTGACTTTGAAAAGTTTGCCCTGATGTACTGGGAAAACTCACCTTATTTGTACAGGAAGAAACAAAGTGGTCTGGAGGGGGATGCTGTGTTCACTGCATTGCATAACGCTTTTGATCTTAGAACACCTGATGCTATCATTGAGTCATTCATACAGGACCTTGTTTCTTGCCCTGCTATTGCTTCGGATGAACTCAACATAAATTCCTTTCTCGATGAGGTTCATGATTCCTTGGGTGCTGCTGTGAAGTATAGGCAAGATGTAAGAGTCGTGAGAACACCAGATCAGACCTCAACAGGATCTGGGATAGAGGAGCATTTCTTTGATGATGGAACGGTCTTCCCAGATGCAACTGCATTTGTTGAAAAATGTAAGGGCGCAATCAGGAATGGTTTCTCAATCGCCTTGCGTGGCATGGAGTTCCGGTCTGAAAAGGTTGCTGCTATAGCTTCTGCTCTAGCTGATCTATTTGGTCAGCCTTCTGTAGGGGCCAACATATACTACTCACCCCCAAGATCTCAAGGTCTGGCCCGGCACTATGATGACCACTGTGTGCTTGTTTGGCAACTACTTGGACGCAAGAAATGGAAGATTTGGCCCAATACAAAGTCAATTCTGCCTAGATTATATGAACCTTTTCACTCTTTAGATGGCTTGGTGGATGATCGTGGTGGAAGGGTGGAAGTTTTACGTGAAGGAGACATAATGTATGTTCCTAGAGGCCATGTGCACGAGGCTTGCACTGACATTGACGAAGGTGAATCTGAAGTCAATGCATCCGCCAATTACTCGCTCCATTTGACCCTTGCCATCGAGGTCGAGCTACCCTTTGA GTGGGAAGGGTTCACACACATTGCTCTTCACTGCTGGTTGGAGGAGCAGAAACTTGTGGGGAGCTCTGGATCTGTCGAGTCCAGGATGGAAGAACAAGCTCCATTGTTTGCTCTCCTGCTGCATGTGGCCATCAGGTTGCTCTCGGACAAGGATCCTACACTCAGGAAGACGTGCATGGTTGCGGCAAAGCTCCCATCATCCATTAAATCTGTCCGAAGCAGCCATAGGTCAATCTTCGACGAGATACTCGACAACATCGACAGGAACTGCGGCTTTGAGGATGCGCTGAGGTCGGTTGAGCTCGCGGTCAAGGAGAGGAACGATGAGCCGTTCCAGTGGATGTGCTGGCTCCGGCATCTCccacagcagcagcagcagcacggTCGCAGCAGCAGGATCGACTTCTGCGACGTCCTGGGGCCCTTGGAAGAGCTTCTTGACATGTTCAGCTCCGATCGTGAGCGAGCCTCAGCCGATTTCGCCGATTTCAAGTCAAGGTTCTGTAGGCGTGCCATGTACGACGACGCTTGCAGCGAGTTCGAGGCGCTGCTCGTTTTGTATCGGGCGGGTCGGACGCGGTACACCAAGGGCATGCTTGCGTTGCACGGGAAGCATGGAGGGTGA
- the LOC125540064 gene encoding glutamine synthetase leaf isozyme, chloroplastic, translating to MAQAVVPAMQCQVGVRGRSAVPARQPAGRVWGVRRTARATSGFKVLALGPETTGVIQRMQQLLDMDTTPFTDKIIAEYIWVGGSGIDLRSKSRTISKPVEDPSELPKWNYDGSSTGQAPGEDSEVILYPQAIFKDPFRGGNNILVICDTYTPQGEPIPTNKRHMAAQIFSDPKVTAQVPWFGIEQEYTLMQRDVNWPLGWPVGGYPGPQGPYYCAVGSDKSFGRDISDAHYKACLYAGIEISGTNGEVMPGQWEYQVGPSVGIDAGDHIWASRYILERITEQAGVVLTLDPKPIQGDWNGAGCHTNYSTLSMREDGGFDVIKKAILNLSLRHDLHIAAYGEGNERRLTGLHETASISDFSWGVANRGCSIRVGRETEAKGKGYLEDRRPASNMDPYTVTALLAETTILWEPTLEAEALAAKKLALKV from the exons ATGGCGCAggcggtggtgccggcgatgcaGTGCCAGGTGGGCGTGCGGGGCAGGTCGGCCGTCCCGGCGAGGCAGCCCGCGGGCAGGGTGTGGGGCGTCAGGAGGACCGCCCGCGCCACCTCCGGCTTCAAGGTGCTGGCCCTCGGCCCGGAGACCACCGGCGTCATCCAGAGGATGCAGCAGCTGCTCGACATGGACACCACGCCCTTCACCGACAAGATCATCGCCGAGTACATCTG GGTTGGAGGATCTGGAATTGACCTCAGAAGCAAATCAAGG ACGATTTCGAAGCCAGTGGAGGACCCGTCAGAGCTACCCAAATGGAATTATGACGGATCGAGCACCGGGCAGGCTCCTGGAGAAGACAGTGAAGTCATTCTATA CCCACAGGCCATATTCAAGGACCCATTCCGAGGAGGCAACAACATCCTG GTTATCTGTGACACCTACACGCCACAAGGGGAACCCATCCCTACTAACAAGCGACACATGGCTGCACAAATCTTCAGTGACCCCAAGGTCACTGCACAAGTGCCATG GTTTGGAATCGAACAGGAGTACACTCTGATGCAGAGGGATGTGAACTGGCCTCTTGGCTGGCCTGTTGGAGGGTACCCTGGCCCCCAG GGTCCATACTACTGCGCCGTAGGATCAGACAAGTCATTTGGCCGTGACATATCCGATGCTCACTACAAGGCCTGCCTTTACGCGGGAATTGAAATCAGTGGAACAAACGGGGAGGTCATGCCTGGTCAG TGGGAGTACCAGGTTGGACCTAGCGTTGGTATTGATGCGGGAGACCACATATGGGCTTCAAGATACATTCTCGAG AGAATCACGGAGCAAGCTGGTGTGGTGCTCACCCTTGACCCAAAACCAATCCAG GGTGACTGGAATGGAGCTGGCTGCCACACAAATTACAG TACACTGAGCATGCGCGAAGATGGAGGTTTCGACGTGATCAAGAAGGCAATCCTGAACCTTTCACTTCGCCATGACTTGCACATAGCCGCATATGGTGAAGGAAACGAGCGGAGGTTGACAGGGCTACACGAGACAGCTAGCATTTCAGACTTCTCATGG GGTGTTGCGAACCGTGGCTGCTCTATTCGTGTGGGCCGAGAGACCGAGGCAAAGGGCAAAG GATACCTGGAGGACCGTCGCCCGGCGTCGAACATGGACCCGTACACCGTGACGGCGCTGCTGGCCGAGACCACGATCCTGTGGGAGCCGACCCTCGAGGCGGAGGCCCTCGCTGCCAAGAAGCTGGCGCTGAAGGTATGA
- the LOC125540065 gene encoding uncharacterized protein LOC125540065 — MEKLLTVVCVSSLLLATLADDASSRSSLQHPSPDSLQGRVLGRRGREEPAHHHHYRREGDHEEQHEVVPMGVESVEERRKAGWRNEDEEAVATEGLISSADYSGVAMHGHSSPPAHKKHPRP; from the exons ATGGAAAAGCTGCTCACCGTAGTGTGTGTTTCAAGCCTTCTTCTAGCCACTCTCGCGGACGATGCCTCCTCCAGATCTTCTCTTCAGCACCCCTCCCCGGACAGTCTACAAGGTCGTGTTCTAGGTCGCAGAGGCAGAGAGGAACCGGCACACCACCACCATTACCGGCGTGAAGGCGACCACGAGGAGCAGCATGAG GTTGTGCCTATGGGAGTGGAGAGTGTTGAAGAGAGGAGGAAGGCGGGCTGGAGGAACGAGGACGAGGAGGCGGTTGCGACGGAAGGGCTGATCTCCAGCGCGGACTACAGCGGCGTGGCCATGCACGGCCACAGCTCCCCGCCGGCGCACAAAAAGCACCCCAGGCCATAG